A single genomic interval of Helianthus annuus cultivar XRQ/B chromosome 6, HanXRQr2.0-SUNRISE, whole genome shotgun sequence harbors:
- the LOC110944466 gene encoding uncharacterized protein LOC110944466: protein MVDEDGMPLIAMITEEAAMIEEVNAMGENPKGWFVDTGATRHVCGDKALFSTFKEASGEEKLYMGNKATASIKGEGTVILKMTSGQELTLTNVLYVPEIRKNLVSGWMLNKFGFRPVFELDNFVLSRRGMFVGKGQTQATSSTAADETGPSSSTWLDEPGPSSSTWVDEAGPSSSTRLDETRERPEVEEGEFR from the exons ATGGTTGATGAGGATGGTATGCCTCTGATTGCAATGATAACCGAGGAAGCGGCTATGATTGAAGAAGTCAACGCAATGGGTGAAAACCCAAAAGGATGGTTCGTTGACACGGGTGCAACCCGCCATGTTTGTGGAGACAAGGCTCTTTTCTCTACATTCAAGGAAGCGTCGGGTGAAGAAAAGCTTTATATGGGAAATAAAGCTACCGCTAGCATCAAGGGGGAAGGCACTGTCATCCTGAAGATGACGTCTGGCCAGGAGCTTACTTTGACCAACGTGCTTTATGTCCCAGAGATAAGGAAGAATCTCGTGTCGGGATGgatgctcaacaagtttggatttcgtcCAGTGTTTGAATTGGACAATTTTGTCTTGTCTAGACGTGGAATGTTTGTTGGAAAGG GTCAAACACAAGCGACTTCATCAACAGCGGCTGATGAAACGGGTCCAAGTTCCTCTACATGGTTAGATGAACCAGGTCCAAGTTCATCTACATGGGTAGATGAGGCAGGTCCGAGTTCGTCTACGAGATTAGATGAAACTCGTGAACGACCTGAGGTCGAGGAGGGTGAGTTTAGATGA
- the LOC110864885 gene encoding protodermal factor 1 — protein sequence MARSTTTQTPCLLVWSLVAALISQTLLLPVSSSSFHDQKNFFYFPPVIPGTPPIDPGTPPIDPGSPPVTLTPPVVPSPPIVPSPPIVPSPPTGGYTYPPPTHGSGSPPPVHHSPPHHGGDHHHGGSPPSNCGNPTPPKHVDPSPPHHHNPSPSPPYHHNPSPSPPTGGYHYNPPSSGGTPPTPTVPSYSPPVVLPPTTPSSPPFDPNTPPIGGTCDFWRNHPGIIWGLFGWWGTTMGSAFGTPTLPGTGSQLNLLQALSNTRTDGFGALYREGTASLLNSMVNKNFPYSTSHVKDSFVAAVGSNKAAAAQARVFKLANEGHMKLRV from the exons ATGGCTAGATCAACAACAACTCAAACCCCTTGTTTGCTTGTTTGGAGTCTTGTTGCAGCTTTGATCTCCCAAACCTTGCTTTTACCCGTCTCTTCTTCATCCTTTCATGATCAAAAGAACTTCTTCTACTTCCCTCCGGTCATCCCCGGAACTCCCCCAATCGACCCCGGAACTCCTCCAATCGATCCCGGATCTCCTCCGGTTACCCTAACACCACCCGTTGTCCCTTCACCACCCATTGTCCCTTCTCCGCCTATTGTCCCTTCTCCGCCCACAG GTGGCTACACTTATCCACCTCCTACACATGGCTCAGGAAGCCCACCACCGGTTCATCATTCACCACCTCACCATGGTGGTGATCATCACCATGGAGGAAGCCCACCTTCCAACTGTGGAAACCCTACACCACCCAAGCATGTTGATCCTTCTCCTCCTCACCATCACAACCCTTCACCATCTCCTCCTTACCATCACAACCCTTCACCATCTCCTCCAACCGGTGGATATCACTACAACCCACCATCCAGTGGTGGCACACCACCCACTCCCACTGTCCCTTCTTATTCACCACCAGTCGTACTTCCTCCCACCACTCCTAGCTCACCTCCATTTGACCCCAACACACCCCCCATTGGTGGTACATGCGA CTTCTGGAGGAACCACCCAGGGATAATATGGGGTTTGTTTGGGTGGTGGGGAACAACCATGGGCTCAGCATTCGGTACACCAACACTTCCCGGAACCGGATCACAACTCAACTTGCTGCAAGCACTATCAAACACCCGAACCGACGGCTTCGGTGCACTCTACAGGGAAGGAACTGCTTCACTACTAAACTCAATGGTCAACAAGAACTTCCCTTACTCAACCAGCCATGTGAAAGACAGTTTCGTGGCTGCAGTCGGCTCCAACAAGGCTGCCGCGGCTCAGGCTAGGGTGTTCAAGCTTGCTAATGAGGGTCATATGAAGCTTAGAGTCTAA